The following coding sequences lie in one Cyanobacterium sp. Dongsha4 genomic window:
- the rsmH gene encoding 16S rRNA (cytosine(1402)-N(4))-methyltransferase RsmH: MTTENKSQFYHQSVLPQEIIDSLNIINNGHYLDATLGAGGHTELILKQGENVKITAIDQDINAINFAQEKLKNYQDKISFFQGNFAEFKPFNTLFDGIIADLGVSSPQLDNPERGFSFRLEGDLDMRMNQSQSLSAKDIVNHWQEKQLADLIFLYGEERLSRRIARMIIQKRPFYTTTALADAIASCVPSKYRYGKIHPATRTFQALRIKVNEELNSLEKFLQIAPTWLKPEARIAIISFHSLEDRIVKNQFRSHPLLKIVTKKPIIPSIEEQKINPRARSAKLRIAYREST; this comes from the coding sequence ATGACAACAGAAAATAAATCACAATTTTACCATCAATCTGTTTTGCCTCAAGAAATTATAGACTCTTTAAATATTATTAATAATGGTCATTACTTAGATGCAACTTTGGGAGCAGGAGGGCATACAGAATTAATTTTAAAACAGGGAGAAAATGTAAAAATAACTGCTATTGATCAGGATATAAATGCTATTAATTTTGCCCAAGAAAAACTCAAAAATTATCAGGATAAAATCTCTTTTTTTCAAGGAAATTTTGCTGAGTTTAAACCTTTTAATACTCTGTTTGATGGAATTATAGCCGATTTAGGGGTTAGTTCTCCCCAATTAGATAATCCAGAAAGGGGCTTTAGTTTTCGCTTAGAAGGGGATTTAGATATGCGTATGAATCAAAGTCAATCTCTAAGTGCCAAGGATATTGTTAATCACTGGCAAGAAAAGCAGTTAGCAGATTTAATTTTTCTTTATGGAGAAGAAAGATTATCCCGCCGTATTGCCCGAATGATTATCCAAAAACGTCCTTTTTACACTACTACCGCCCTTGCAGATGCGATCGCATCTTGTGTTCCTAGTAAATATCGTTATGGTAAAATTCACCCTGCCACAAGGACTTTTCAAGCTCTAAGAATCAAAGTCAATGAAGAATTAAATTCGTTGGAAAAATTTTTACAAATAGCACCCACATGGTTAAAACCAGAAGCAAGAATTGCGATCATCAGTTTTCATAGCCTAGAAGATCGTATCGTAAAAAATCAGTTTCGATCGCATCCTTTGTTAAAAATAGTCACCAAAAAGCCCATTATACCTAGTATAGAAGAACAAAAAATAAATCCCAGAGCGCGATCGGCTAAACTGAGAATTGCTTATCGAGAATCCACCTAA
- a CDS encoding GHMP kinase: MLISRSPVRISFFGGGTDYPEYFLRHGGAVLATAIDKFCYLTASPFPSQLFDYKIRLSYRQVELVKNVEQIQHNVYRECLKFCGLEGDIELHNVADLPAFTGLGSSSTFTVALLQALHSFKGEFVRPLDLAYEAIYVERQLVKDRVGCQDQLMAAVGGFNLVEFRTETDILVHKVPISPQRLAEFEQHLFIVFTGIKRRAAQVVAHQLEKVVDNTDTLKMMRLMVDEGWDILTSNKPFSVFGALLHKAWMAKRSLASAISNPQIDEIYNLGIGAGAWGGKLLGAGAGGFILFFAPPEVHPALKSVFGDRQVLDIKVNAPGSEIIFSS; encoded by the coding sequence ATGTTAATTTCTCGCTCTCCTGTTAGGATTAGTTTCTTTGGTGGTGGTACTGATTATCCAGAGTATTTTCTCCGTCATGGAGGGGCAGTTTTAGCAACGGCAATAGACAAGTTTTGTTATTTAACGGCTAGTCCTTTTCCTAGTCAGTTATTTGATTACAAGATTCGTCTTTCTTATCGACAGGTTGAGTTAGTAAAAAATGTTGAGCAAATACAACACAATGTTTATCGTGAGTGTTTGAAATTTTGCGGTTTGGAAGGGGATATAGAGTTACATAATGTGGCGGATTTACCTGCTTTTACGGGGTTGGGTTCGTCTTCTACTTTTACGGTGGCATTGCTTCAGGCTTTACATAGTTTTAAGGGGGAGTTTGTTCGCCCTTTGGATTTGGCTTATGAGGCTATTTATGTAGAGAGGCAGTTAGTTAAGGATAGGGTGGGTTGTCAGGATCAATTAATGGCGGCGGTGGGGGGATTTAACCTCGTTGAATTTCGTACGGAAACAGATATTCTAGTCCATAAAGTGCCGATTTCTCCTCAAAGGTTGGCAGAGTTTGAACAGCATTTATTTATTGTTTTTACGGGCATCAAGAGACGGGCGGCGCAGGTGGTTGCCCATCAGTTGGAAAAAGTTGTGGATAATACTGATACTTTAAAGATGATGCGTTTAATGGTGGATGAGGGATGGGATATTTTAACTAGCAATAAGCCTTTTTCGGTTTTTGGAGCATTGTTACATAAAGCATGGATGGCAAAACGCAGTCTTGCTTCGGCGATTTCTAATCCTCAGATTGATGAGATATACAATTTAGGGATTGGTGCAGGGGCATGGGGTGGTAAGTTATTGGGGGCTGGTGCTGGAGGTTTTATTTTGTTTTTTGCTCCTCCAGAGGTTCATCCTGCGTTAAAATCGGTTTTTGGCGATCGCCAAGTTTTGGATATAAAGGTAAATGCACCGGGTTCAGAAATTATTTTTTCTTCTTAG